From Myripristis murdjan chromosome 13, fMyrMur1.1, whole genome shotgun sequence:
GTGAGCTCCTTACCTCAGGACTGAGTGAATACTTCTTGATCACCTTCCACAGCCGGCAGGTTATCAACATGTAGATGAGGGAGCTGATGATGAACAGGACAAAGCCCTCCTTATGTACAACTAAGGAGCAAAACAGAGGAGAGTGATTAAGTATTTTTGCCAGAGACACTGTATAtcttcaaacaaaacatttctacaataattttaaaatttaaaacaactttttaatAAGTCATCCTAGGGATTTTTGAAAGGTCAAATCTGTGTCTTCCTTCAAGACAGCAAAGGTAAATAAATTTGTCTAAATTTGTtaatttgctgtttgttgtagTTTTATAGTGTCAACAGGGTTAGTTTTAATTTGTCAGCAGAGTTTCTTAGTTGTCTGACTTTTGATGTTGGACTGTACTGGAGTTTgatgcaaacacaaaatataaacagTTTTTACAATCAACAGTAACCGGTCTCTATATTTGCCAACACAAATAGAGCATCATAATACATTCAAGTCCATATAGCTGTAACATACAGTCCATATTTGGGATCAGTATCTCAAGTTGGGGGcgaaaaaaatgcaacaaacttTTGAAACAAAGACGGTCCAAAGACAAAACTAttcaaattgattaaaaaacatgGATTACTCACGGTATGTCTCACTGGACGACACATAAGTGAGGAGCAACAGGCCAAAGTTTTCAGAAATGGAAAAAGCCAGATTCAGGCAGCTGAGCGAGCTCTCTGGGAACCTCGAGGCAAAGCGAGTCTTGTAAAACTTAAAGTAGGTAAATGCCACCAAGAACCTTGGCGCGGAGTGCAGCCCGATGCAGAAGCGCCAGATGTGGCACTCGGGGCTCAGGCTGATTGAGGCACTAATCGACGGCAGGTAATTAGgaacctgaaaacacacacagtgcagattACGGAGTGAGCTGAGGAAAACATTTGGCTGATCAGTTTGCCATGGCAGGGGCTCATTACCTGACAGTGAGTACCGGTGGAGTCCTCAAAATGGAAAACTGAGGATATGAAGACACATGTTGTTAGGCCAAGCAGAGGCAGGGAGACCGTCCCCCACACGCATGAGGTGAATGACAACCTGATGACCAGGGGCCTCTCGTGCCCAAAGAT
This genomic window contains:
- the LOC115370425 gene encoding post-GPI attachment to proteins factor 2-like, translated to MMLQGSHIFGHERPLVIRLSFTSCVWGTVSLPLLGLTTCVFISSVFHFEDSTGTHCQVPNYLPSISASISLSPECHIWRFCIGLHSAPRFLVAFTYFKFYKTRFASRFPESSLSCLNLAFSISENFGLLLLTYVSSSETYLVHKEGFVLFIISSLIYMLITCRLWKVIKKYSLSPEDAKSYHWKVRFLLLFISFCAFAVYFYWKHNMYCEPGSYTFFALFEYLVVFSNMAFHLTAVWDFKSREVMVISSSEDKDF